A genomic window from Syntrophales bacterium includes:
- a CDS encoding biotin--[acetyl-CoA-carboxylase] ligase, with protein sequence MDSSSIAALEKQCSGRLIGRKIHFRETVDSTNTLALKLAGEGAAEGELVLADHQLSGRGRIPGRAWQSPPGRNIYFSVILRPEFNPARAPSITIMAGVAVARVLAEYCPGAVRLKWPNDVQVQGRKVAGILTEMRVTGNRIDCIIIGIGINILMTREEFDESIRDGAISLREAATGQVIREEVALKMFRSLEDWYIRYRDDGFPPIRKEWLSFSGIMGKYVEVINRKTREAGTVIGIDEEGCLLLRDGGGGVNRIFAGDVLVP encoded by the coding sequence ATGGACAGTTCCTCAATAGCGGCTCTGGAGAAGCAGTGTTCCGGGAGACTTATCGGCCGAAAAATTCACTTCAGGGAAACCGTCGATTCGACAAATACCTTGGCCCTGAAACTTGCGGGGGAAGGGGCCGCCGAGGGCGAACTGGTCCTTGCCGATCACCAGTTAAGCGGCAGGGGACGCATTCCGGGTCGTGCCTGGCAGTCGCCTCCGGGGCGCAATATTTATTTTTCCGTCATACTTCGACCCGAATTCAACCCGGCCCGAGCGCCGTCGATAACCATCATGGCGGGGGTCGCCGTGGCCCGGGTTCTCGCGGAGTACTGTCCGGGCGCGGTACGTCTCAAGTGGCCCAATGACGTTCAGGTCCAGGGCAGGAAAGTTGCGGGCATACTTACCGAAATGAGGGTGACCGGAAACAGGATAGACTGTATCATCATCGGTATCGGCATCAACATTCTCATGACCCGCGAAGAATTCGACGAGTCGATTCGGGACGGGGCGATATCCCTGAGGGAGGCCGCCACCGGACAGGTCATCCGTGAGGAAGTGGCTCTGAAGATGTTCCGCTCTCTCGAAGACTGGTATATCCGGTATCGTGACGACGGGTTTCCTCCCATACGGAAAGAGTGGCTTTCTTTCTCGGGGATCATGGGGAAATATGTGGAAGTAATAAACAGGAAAACCCGGGAGGCCGGCACTGTTATCGGTATCGATGAGGAAGGCTGCCTCCTGCTCCGGGACGGCGGCGGTGGTGTGAACCGGATTTTTGCAGGCGATGTGCTGGTTCCGTGA
- the nadC gene encoding carboxylating nicotinate-nucleotide diphosphorylase, which translates to MEMIDSIKRALDEDIGSGDVTTGNLLTGREQGSARVFAKSELVVAGIDIFRDVFLVHDGSLAFEALCADGDRLGPGRDLARLSGSLKSILEAERTALNLFQRMCGIATRTSRFVEAVKGTDVRVLDTRKTMPGLRVLDKYAVRVGGGLNHRFGLDRGVLIKENHSVAAGGIVEAIRRIKSGVPPAFTIEVETRDLDEVRQALEGGADIIMLDNMDLDTMAEAVALIGGKALVEASGNVTLETVADVAATGVDFISVGALTHSVTAADVSLILTP; encoded by the coding sequence ATGGAAATGATTGATAGTATCAAGCGAGCCCTGGACGAGGATATCGGGTCGGGGGACGTCACGACGGGGAATCTGCTGACCGGCCGCGAGCAGGGAAGCGCACGGGTTTTCGCCAAGAGTGAACTTGTTGTGGCCGGCATAGATATCTTCAGGGACGTTTTCCTGGTTCATGACGGAAGTCTCGCCTTCGAGGCCCTCTGCGCCGATGGAGATCGCCTCGGCCCGGGCCGGGACCTGGCCCGCCTTTCGGGCTCATTGAAAAGCATTCTCGAAGCGGAGCGAACGGCACTGAACCTGTTTCAAAGGATGTGCGGCATAGCGACCAGGACCTCGCGTTTTGTCGAGGCGGTGAAGGGGACCGACGTCCGCGTGCTGGACACGAGGAAAACCATGCCCGGCCTGAGGGTTCTCGACAAGTACGCCGTCCGCGTCGGCGGCGGTCTGAACCACCGTTTCGGCCTCGACCGGGGCGTGCTGATCAAGGAAAACCACAGTGTCGCGGCGGGCGGAATAGTCGAGGCAATCCGACGGATCAAAAGCGGTGTTCCGCCGGCCTTTACCATCGAGGTCGAGACGCGCGATCTCGATGAGGTCCGTCAGGCCCTGGAAGGCGGCGCCGATATCATCATGCTCGATAACATGGACCTCGATACCATGGCCGAGGCCGTCGCTCTTATCGGGGGGAAGGCCCTGGTGGAGGCATCGGGCAATGTCACTCTGGAGACAGTGGCCGATGTGGCCGCCACGGGAGTGGACTTCATTTCAGTGGGCGCCCTGACCCACTCGGTCACGGCGGCCGACGTTTCCCTGATTCTCACACCCTGA
- the trmFO gene encoding methylenetetrahydrofolate--tRNA-(uracil(54)-C(5))-methyltransferase (FADH(2)-oxidizing) TrmFO yields the protein MEKTVKTRGGAGLSVTVIGAGLAGCEAAWQLLSQGLPVTLLDMKPRDLSPAHRSPRMAELVCSNSFRSDSPDSAAGLLKEELSRMDSLIMRAARDTRVPAGKALAVDRELFSRFVEETLRAHGSLSVRQEQVRNIPRERPLIIATGPLTSEELALSIAGVTGAKSLFFYDAISPVIESDSIDYSKVFRASRYEEGAGDYINCPLNSDTYEALVKSIRDGDEVPLRDFEDRKCFEGCLPLEVMVRRNHETPRYGPMKPVGLKDPRTGRQPWAVVQLRRENNEGTLYSMVGFQTKLTRPEQKRIFRMIPGLENAEFARYGSIHRNTYIDSPTLLEPSLELKGHGGLFFAGQITGVEGYIESAAMGLLAGINAGALARRGFMPPPPPPETALGSLIRHLGTRTGAAFQPMNVNFGLFPPLPGRIPRKERGRHYARRSLEHLARWQEHAKD from the coding sequence ATGGAAAAGACAGTGAAAACCAGAGGAGGCGCGGGACTGTCCGTCACCGTCATCGGCGCCGGTCTTGCCGGCTGCGAGGCGGCATGGCAGCTTTTGTCCCAGGGTCTTCCCGTCACTCTGCTGGACATGAAGCCCCGTGACCTGTCCCCGGCGCACCGCTCTCCCCGCATGGCCGAACTGGTCTGCAGCAACTCCTTCCGTTCCGACAGTCCCGACAGCGCCGCGGGACTCCTGAAGGAAGAACTCTCTCGAATGGACTCCCTGATCATGCGGGCGGCCCGGGATACCAGAGTTCCCGCGGGGAAGGCCCTTGCCGTTGACCGGGAACTTTTTTCCCGGTTTGTCGAAGAAACGCTCCGGGCGCATGGGAGTCTGTCGGTTCGGCAGGAACAGGTCAGGAACATTCCCCGGGAGAGACCGCTGATCATCGCTACGGGCCCTCTTACGTCGGAGGAACTCGCCCTCTCCATAGCGGGCGTCACCGGTGCAAAGTCCCTTTTCTTCTACGACGCGATTTCTCCGGTCATCGAAAGCGATTCAATCGATTATTCCAAGGTATTCAGGGCGTCCCGCTATGAGGAAGGGGCCGGGGACTACATCAACTGCCCCCTGAACAGTGATACCTATGAGGCCCTTGTGAAGTCAATCCGGGATGGCGATGAAGTACCCCTGCGGGATTTCGAAGACAGGAAGTGCTTTGAGGGATGTCTCCCCCTTGAAGTCATGGTCCGCCGGAACCATGAAACACCTCGATACGGACCCATGAAGCCCGTCGGCCTGAAGGATCCCCGCACGGGCAGGCAACCCTGGGCCGTCGTACAGCTCCGCAGGGAAAACAACGAGGGGACGTTGTATAGCATGGTGGGATTCCAAACGAAACTCACCCGGCCGGAACAGAAACGTATTTTCAGAATGATCCCGGGCCTCGAGAATGCCGAATTCGCCCGTTACGGAAGCATACACAGGAACACCTATATCGACTCACCGACGCTGCTGGAGCCCTCACTGGAACTGAAAGGGCACGGGGGACTTTTTTTCGCGGGACAGATAACCGGAGTGGAAGGCTACATCGAATCAGCCGCCATGGGACTCCTGGCGGGCATCAACGCCGGCGCCCTCGCGAGGCGGGGCTTCATGCCGCCCCCTCCGCCGCCGGAAACGGCCCTGGGATCCCTGATTCGTCACTTGGGTACCCGAACAGGCGCCGCCTTTCAGCCCATGAACGTCAATTTCGGTCTTTTCCCGCCCCTTCCGGGAAGGATTCCCAGGAAAGAGCGGGGCCGTCATTACGCCCGCCGGTCACTGGAACACCTGGCACGCTGGCAAGAGCACGCCAAAGACTGA
- a CDS encoding valine--tRNA ligase, with amino-acid sequence MKKNRLSASYEPREVESRWYRYWIENRLFHAEDTSDREPFAIVIPPPNITGMLHMGHALNNTLQDLVIRFKRMQGYNALWMPGTDHAGIATQNVVEQELAREGTTRHEIGREAFVERVWAWREKYGSIILNQLQKLGCSCDWERERFTMDEGLSRAVREVFVRLYHDGLIYQGDYIVNWCPRCHTALSDLEVEYEQADSNLWHIRYPLSDGSGGIVVATTRPETMLGDTAVAVNPDDERYRSMVGKTAILPLMNREIPIIEDSYVSREFGTGAVKITPAADPNDFAMARRHDLQIVSIMDESAVINENGGPYHGQDCLTARANVVADLKARGYLLKVEPYSHNVGCCYRCKTNVEPMVSKQWFMKVDALAKTSIAAVVKGNTRIVPVQWEATYFDWLENIRDWCISRQIWWGHRIPVWYCDACGELTAAVDEPPACSRCGADTLRQDEDVLDTWFSSALWPFSTLGWPDETPALKTFYPTSLLVTGFDIIFFWVARMMMMGIYVMKEVPFRNVYLHALVRDEQGEKMSKSKGNIIDPLHMIDRFGADAFRFTLAAFTAQGRDVKMSESRVEGYRNFINKIWNAYRFCMMNLEDYDEKEECAGEDYSLCDRWIRDRLNRTVREATAALDEYRFNDAATELYQFFWHEFCDWYLELVKGVLYSGEGSASRAAAQQTLLRVLRTSIKLLHPFIPFITEEIWQSISDTGTSVMISRYPVADDGLDDPDAAADMDLIRNVIMAIRNIRGVMRVPPGKKIRALALCPDGDSMEILRGGDRYVTDLAGLTEFAAVNDAGDVTGAAVAVVGPLKIYVYLGDAIDVETEKARLEKEVGKIDADLERVSMKLENQDFRTKASEEIVVKEQEKYDALKARSAVLRDALLQIGDIAAS; translated from the coding sequence ATGAAAAAAAACAGATTAAGTGCATCGTATGAACCGCGGGAAGTGGAATCCCGATGGTACCGGTACTGGATTGAGAATCGGCTCTTCCACGCCGAGGACACAAGCGACAGGGAACCATTCGCCATAGTTATCCCGCCGCCCAATATCACGGGGATGCTGCACATGGGCCATGCCTTGAACAACACCCTGCAGGACCTGGTTATCCGGTTTAAACGGATGCAGGGCTATAACGCTCTCTGGATGCCCGGCACGGACCACGCCGGCATCGCCACCCAGAATGTGGTTGAGCAGGAACTCGCCAGGGAGGGAACCACGCGCCATGAGATAGGGCGGGAAGCCTTCGTGGAGCGGGTCTGGGCATGGCGTGAGAAGTACGGGAGCATCATTCTGAATCAGCTCCAGAAACTCGGCTGTTCCTGCGACTGGGAGCGTGAACGGTTCACGATGGACGAGGGGCTTTCCCGGGCGGTGCGTGAAGTCTTCGTCCGCCTGTATCACGATGGCCTCATTTACCAGGGCGACTACATCGTCAACTGGTGTCCCCGATGCCACACGGCACTATCGGACCTCGAAGTCGAATACGAACAGGCCGACAGCAATCTCTGGCATATCCGATATCCCCTTTCCGACGGTTCCGGCGGGATCGTCGTGGCAACCACGCGCCCCGAAACCATGCTGGGAGACACCGCGGTGGCCGTCAACCCCGATGACGAACGGTACCGATCCATGGTCGGGAAAACAGCCATACTGCCCCTGATGAACCGGGAAATTCCCATCATAGAAGATTCCTATGTGTCACGTGAATTCGGTACAGGAGCCGTCAAGATAACCCCCGCGGCCGATCCCAACGACTTCGCCATGGCCCGGAGGCACGATCTTCAGATAGTCTCCATCATGGATGAAAGCGCCGTTATCAATGAAAACGGCGGTCCCTACCACGGTCAGGACTGCCTGACGGCCAGGGCCAATGTGGTTGCCGACCTGAAGGCACGGGGGTACCTGCTCAAAGTGGAGCCATACAGCCATAACGTCGGCTGCTGTTACCGCTGCAAGACCAACGTGGAGCCCATGGTGTCGAAACAATGGTTCATGAAAGTGGATGCACTCGCAAAGACATCCATAGCCGCCGTCGTGAAAGGAAATACCAGGATTGTTCCGGTCCAGTGGGAAGCCACATACTTTGACTGGCTCGAAAACATCAGGGACTGGTGCATATCACGGCAGATATGGTGGGGACACAGGATACCCGTCTGGTATTGCGACGCCTGCGGTGAACTCACCGCGGCCGTGGACGAACCGCCCGCCTGTTCCCGCTGCGGTGCAGACACCCTCCGGCAGGACGAGGATGTCCTCGATACCTGGTTCAGTTCCGCCCTGTGGCCTTTTTCGACCCTGGGGTGGCCTGACGAAACACCGGCGCTGAAAACCTTCTATCCCACAAGTCTGCTGGTTACGGGCTTCGATATCATCTTTTTCTGGGTGGCCCGGATGATGATGATGGGCATCTATGTCATGAAAGAAGTGCCCTTCCGGAATGTGTACCTCCACGCCCTGGTGCGGGACGAACAGGGCGAAAAGATGAGCAAGTCAAAGGGAAACATCATCGACCCGCTGCACATGATCGACAGATTCGGTGCAGACGCCTTCCGCTTTACCCTGGCGGCGTTCACCGCCCAGGGACGGGACGTCAAAATGTCTGAAAGCCGCGTGGAAGGGTACCGGAACTTTATCAATAAAATATGGAACGCCTACAGGTTCTGCATGATGAATCTCGAGGATTATGATGAAAAGGAAGAGTGCGCCGGAGAGGACTACTCCCTGTGTGATCGCTGGATTCGCGACCGGTTGAACCGTACCGTCCGGGAAGCGACGGCCGCGCTCGACGAATACCGCTTCAACGACGCCGCCACGGAACTCTACCAGTTCTTCTGGCACGAATTCTGTGACTGGTACCTTGAACTCGTGAAGGGTGTCCTCTACTCCGGAGAAGGCTCAGCGAGCCGGGCTGCCGCGCAACAGACGCTTCTTCGGGTGTTGAGGACATCCATCAAGCTTCTCCACCCCTTCATCCCCTTCATAACAGAGGAGATATGGCAGTCAATTTCAGATACCGGGACGTCTGTGATGATCTCCCGGTATCCCGTGGCCGATGACGGTCTCGACGACCCCGACGCGGCGGCCGACATGGACCTCATACGAAACGTCATAATGGCAATACGTAACATTCGGGGTGTCATGCGCGTTCCTCCGGGCAAAAAAATCCGGGCACTGGCGCTCTGTCCCGATGGAGACTCCATGGAAATACTTCGCGGAGGAGACCGCTACGTGACCGACCTTGCCGGCCTGACCGAGTTTGCCGCCGTAAACGATGCCGGGGACGTCACGGGAGCCGCCGTGGCTGTTGTGGGCCCCCTGAAGATATACGTGTATCTCGGTGACGCCATCGACGTCGAGACTGAAAAAGCACGGTTGGAGAAAGAAGTGGGGAAAATCGACGCCGACCTGGAGCGTGTTTCCATGAAGCTGGAAAATCAGGATTTCAGAACCAAGGCGTCAGAGGAAATCGTGGTCAAGGAACAGGAAAAATACGACGCCCTGAAGGCGCGAAGCGCCGTCCTGCGGGACGCTCTCCTGCAGATCGGCGATATCGCCGCTTCCTGA
- a CDS encoding type III pantothenate kinase: protein MLLVLDVGNTNTVIGLYDKKELVQWWRIRTVCNNTVDEYGMLILELLNTIKVEAEAITSIIISCVVPPMLNILEPLSVKYFKQKPRVVGPGIKTGMPIFYDNPREVGADRIVNAVAAHSKYGGNLIIVDFGTAITFDYVTEKGQYMGGCIAPGISISTEALFERASKLPRVEFTRPEHIIAKNTVSSMQAGIMFGYAGLVDGIIDRMKLEAKTEVTVIATGGLAGVIASETRNIRIVDEMLTLEGLRIIHERNP, encoded by the coding sequence ATGCTGCTCGTGCTTGACGTGGGAAACACCAATACCGTTATCGGTTTGTATGATAAAAAAGAACTTGTTCAGTGGTGGCGTATCCGGACCGTCTGCAACAATACCGTTGACGAATACGGCATGTTGATCCTGGAACTCCTGAACACCATAAAGGTGGAAGCGGAAGCGATCACCTCCATCATCATATCCTGCGTTGTGCCGCCCATGCTGAACATCCTGGAACCTCTCTCCGTCAAGTATTTCAAACAAAAACCCCGCGTGGTGGGCCCCGGCATCAAGACGGGCATGCCCATCTTCTATGACAATCCCCGGGAAGTGGGTGCCGACCGGATTGTCAATGCCGTGGCGGCCCACAGCAAGTACGGAGGAAATCTGATCATCGTCGATTTCGGTACGGCAATAACCTTCGATTACGTGACTGAGAAAGGCCAGTACATGGGCGGGTGCATCGCCCCGGGAATCTCAATTTCCACGGAGGCCCTCTTTGAGCGTGCCTCGAAACTGCCCCGGGTGGAATTCACCAGACCGGAACACATAATCGCCAAGAACACCGTGAGCAGCATGCAGGCGGGCATTATGTTCGGCTATGCCGGGCTGGTCGACGGTATCATCGACCGGATGAAGCTGGAGGCAAAGACTGAAGTCACGGTTATCGCAACGGGAGGTCTGGCCGGCGTCATCGCCTCGGAGACAAGAAATATCCGGATCGTTGATGAAATGCTCACGCTGGAGGGGCTGAGGATCATCCACGAACGCAACCCTTGA
- the miaA gene encoding tRNA (adenosine(37)-N6)-dimethylallyltransferase MiaA, which produces MTETRSAIPVVVVVGPTAAGKTAVAMEICRRFGGEVLSADSMQIYRHMDIGTAKPTGGEQARVPHHLISIIDPDEHFSAALYRERASEAAATLRRRGRVVVLAGGTGLYVDALLGGLIEVPPADPELRAHFRREAEARGREYLYNLLSERDALGASRIHPRDSVRIIRALEVLELTGISIVRHQWKHDFRDGLYDCLKIGLAPEREELYRRINERANDMMDQGLAEEAHRLLQHDYAPSLPSMQAFCYRHVIQSLRGDISSEEALGRLKRDTRNYAKRQIAWFKRDGEIHWFGPDGVEKIMALVSNFLSRTDV; this is translated from the coding sequence GTGACTGAAACGAGATCAGCCATCCCGGTTGTCGTGGTCGTCGGCCCCACGGCGGCCGGAAAGACTGCCGTGGCCATGGAAATCTGCCGGCGCTTCGGTGGGGAGGTTTTAAGCGCCGACTCGATGCAGATCTACCGCCATATGGATATCGGTACGGCGAAGCCCACTGGAGGCGAGCAAGCCAGGGTCCCCCATCATCTCATCAGTATCATCGATCCCGATGAACATTTCAGCGCGGCACTCTACAGGGAGCGGGCCTCGGAGGCAGCCGCAACCCTCAGGCGGCGGGGACGTGTCGTGGTCCTGGCCGGCGGTACGGGCCTTTACGTGGATGCTCTTCTCGGTGGTCTGATTGAAGTTCCCCCGGCCGATCCTGAGTTGAGGGCCCATTTCCGGCGGGAAGCCGAGGCGCGGGGCAGGGAGTATCTGTACAACCTGCTCAGCGAACGGGACGCTCTGGGGGCGTCGCGCATCCATCCCCGGGATTCTGTCAGGATAATACGGGCGCTTGAGGTTCTTGAACTTACGGGGATCTCTATCGTGCGGCATCAGTGGAAGCATGATTTTCGGGACGGCCTTTATGATTGCCTCAAGATCGGGCTGGCCCCGGAACGGGAAGAACTGTACCGAAGGATCAATGAGCGGGCGAACGACATGATGGATCAGGGTCTCGCGGAAGAAGCTCATCGACTCCTTCAGCACGACTATGCCCCGTCGCTGCCCTCCATGCAGGCCTTCTGCTACCGACATGTGATTCAGTCGCTCAGGGGTGATATCTCCTCCGAAGAGGCGCTCGGCAGACTCAAACGGGACACGAGAAACTATGCCAAGCGACAGATCGCCTGGTTCAAGCGTGACGGGGAGATTCACTGGTTCGGTCCCGATGGGGTCGAGAAGATCATGGCGCTGGTGTCGAACTTTCTTTCCCGCACGGACGTATGA
- the mutL gene encoding DNA mismatch repair endonuclease MutL yields the protein MSKAIQPMSEELAAKIAAGEVVERPASVVKELVENAIDAGASRIQVELEEGGMKSIRVVDNGEGIDPSQVPLVFQRHATSKIRSFDDLSRLDTLGFRGEAMYSIAAVSRVELLTRTWDGQSGTRCTVEGGQVVESIDAGSPLGTSVRVRDLFYATPARKKFMKKPSTEQARCLEAVTRLAMVNPGIAFQVRANGRLVMNLQSVESAMDRIHLLRGEDFRNEALVVDETREGLSLRGAISPPTLSRSSSRDISWFVNGRPLRDAMLNQAVMAAYRSIMEPKRYPLAVLFLKVSGEEIDVNVHPAKLEVRFKQSGDIFRIISGILAERLAGGAGRSGVIPETSGWYRRKSRPDRDRGVQEFYPRYRVETDEKRVYIPAGPSGFRGATPDEGQDWNHREPGETRFFSNLRYLGNAVGIYLVFSADNGLVLVDQHAAHERILFEKLKAAPSGDAGVSQQLLIPEIIDMAPGSFAVLTDLLPFLRDGGFDIEPYGGNTVAVRAVPALFAGADVKRIIMDSIDEMETTGSTGRVSDESRDRLLALLACHDAVRGPQRLSDEEVAALCSDLDSFPNTRTCPHGRPLYVMIDERELERLFRRR from the coding sequence GTGAGTAAAGCCATCCAACCCATGTCGGAGGAACTCGCGGCGAAGATCGCCGCCGGGGAAGTAGTGGAACGTCCGGCGTCCGTGGTGAAAGAACTGGTGGAAAACGCCATCGACGCGGGAGCCTCGAGAATCCAGGTCGAACTGGAAGAGGGGGGCATGAAATCCATCCGGGTTGTCGATAACGGCGAGGGGATCGATCCGTCGCAGGTTCCCCTGGTCTTCCAGCGCCATGCCACGAGCAAGATACGTTCCTTTGACGATCTTTCCCGCCTTGACACCCTGGGCTTCAGAGGAGAGGCCATGTACAGCATCGCGGCCGTTTCCCGGGTCGAACTACTGACCCGAACCTGGGATGGACAGTCCGGGACGAGATGCACCGTCGAGGGCGGGCAGGTGGTGGAAAGTATAGATGCCGGGAGTCCACTGGGGACATCCGTGAGGGTGAGGGATCTCTTCTACGCGACGCCGGCCCGGAAAAAATTCATGAAAAAACCATCCACCGAGCAGGCCCGCTGTCTCGAGGCCGTTACCCGCCTCGCCATGGTGAATCCGGGCATCGCCTTCCAGGTGAGGGCCAACGGACGGCTCGTCATGAACCTTCAGAGTGTTGAATCAGCAATGGACCGGATTCACCTTTTGCGTGGCGAGGATTTTCGGAACGAGGCCCTTGTCGTCGACGAAACCCGGGAAGGACTGTCCCTTCGTGGGGCCATCTCGCCGCCCACACTCAGCAGGTCAAGCTCTAGGGATATCTCCTGGTTCGTCAACGGGCGCCCTCTGCGGGATGCCATGCTCAACCAGGCAGTCATGGCGGCCTATCGAAGCATCATGGAGCCGAAACGTTACCCCCTGGCCGTTTTATTTCTTAAAGTATCAGGTGAAGAAATAGACGTAAACGTCCATCCTGCAAAGCTGGAAGTACGTTTTAAACAGTCCGGCGACATATTCAGAATCATCTCGGGTATTCTGGCTGAACGGCTGGCCGGAGGTGCCGGCAGGAGCGGTGTCATTCCGGAAACATCCGGATGGTACCGACGAAAATCCCGTCCCGACCGGGACAGGGGTGTGCAGGAATTCTATCCCCGCTACCGTGTTGAGACCGACGAAAAACGCGTTTACATTCCCGCCGGTCCATCCGGCTTTCGGGGAGCGACCCCCGATGAAGGGCAGGATTGGAACCACCGGGAGCCGGGAGAGACTCGTTTTTTCTCAAACCTCCGCTACCTGGGAAATGCGGTCGGCATCTATCTGGTTTTTTCCGCTGACAACGGTCTGGTTCTCGTGGATCAGCACGCAGCCCACGAACGGATTCTTTTCGAGAAGCTCAAGGCGGCCCCTTCCGGTGACGCCGGGGTTTCACAACAGCTTCTCATTCCCGAGATTATTGACATGGCACCGGGCTCTTTTGCCGTGCTCACGGACCTGCTCCCCTTTCTCAGGGATGGCGGTTTCGACATCGAGCCCTACGGGGGAAACACCGTCGCCGTCAGGGCGGTTCCGGCCCTCTTTGCCGGTGCGGATGTGAAGCGGATCATCATGGACAGCATCGACGAAATGGAGACGACGGGGAGCACCGGCAGGGTGAGTGATGAATCCCGGGACAGACTGCTGGCCCTTCTGGCATGCCACGACGCGGTACGGGGACCCCAGCGGTTGAGTGATGAAGAGGTGGCCGCTCTGTGCAGCGATCTCGATTCGTTCCCCAATACCCGGACCTGCCCCCACGGACGGCCGCTTTACGTGATGATCGACGAACGCGAGCTGGAACGTCTTTTCCGGCGGCGGTGA